In Clostridium sp. DL-VIII, the following proteins share a genomic window:
- a CDS encoding iron-containing alcohol dehydrogenase produces MSYNMYVPTRTLFGAGELNNLHNQPMPGKKAMIVISKGKSTRANGYLDRTEEQLKLAGVESVVFDKVEANPLKSTVMAGGDFAKENNCDFIVALGGGSCIDASKAIAIMATNDGDYWDYIFTGTGKGKPVENKPLPIVAITTTAGTGSETDAGMVITNEETNEKTGNGHNDLFPVYAIVDSELMLTVPPKFTAYQGFDALFHSIEGYICKAANLMSDMYAITAIENVAKNLGKAVKDGNDIDAREKVAFGSTLGGTVMCVGAVTSQHTLEHAMSAYHQELPHGAGLIMLSKAYFTHFIDKHVCDERFIQMAKTMGMENAKDPMNFITMLVKLQEECGVADLKMSDYGIRPEEFETMAKNAKDTMGILFMLDRSELSIEDCVKIYQESYK; encoded by the coding sequence ATGAGTTATAATATGTATGTACCTACAAGAACTTTATTTGGAGCAGGAGAATTAAACAATTTGCATAATCAGCCAATGCCTGGTAAAAAAGCAATGATTGTTATTTCAAAAGGAAAATCAACAAGAGCAAACGGTTATCTTGATAGAACAGAAGAGCAGTTGAAATTAGCAGGAGTAGAATCAGTTGTGTTTGATAAAGTAGAAGCGAATCCGTTAAAATCAACAGTTATGGCAGGCGGTGACTTTGCAAAAGAAAATAATTGTGATTTTATTGTTGCTTTAGGTGGAGGAAGTTGTATAGATGCTTCTAAGGCAATTGCAATAATGGCAACAAATGATGGAGACTACTGGGATTATATATTCACAGGAACTGGGAAAGGAAAGCCAGTAGAAAATAAACCTCTTCCTATTGTAGCAATTACAACTACAGCTGGGACAGGTTCAGAGACAGATGCAGGAATGGTAATAACAAATGAGGAAACAAATGAAAAGACTGGTAATGGACATAATGATTTATTTCCAGTTTATGCAATAGTAGACTCTGAGCTTATGTTGACAGTTCCTCCTAAATTTACTGCTTATCAAGGGTTTGACGCATTATTTCACAGTATAGAAGGATATATTTGTAAAGCTGCTAACTTAATGAGTGATATGTATGCAATTACTGCTATTGAAAATGTTGCAAAGAATCTTGGAAAAGCAGTAAAAGATGGAAATGATATAGATGCACGTGAAAAGGTAGCTTTTGGAAGTACTCTTGGCGGGACAGTAATGTGCGTAGGGGCTGTTACAAGTCAACATACATTAGAGCATGCAATGTCAGCTTATCATCAAGAACTTCCACATGGTGCAGGTCTTATTATGCTTAGTAAAGCATATTTTACACATTTTATTGATAAGCATGTATGTGATGAAAGATTTATACAAATGGCAAAGACAATGGGAATGGAAAATGCGAAAGATCCAATGAACTTCATTACAATGTTAGTAAAATTGCAAGAAGAATGTGGAGTTGCAGATCTTAAAATGTCTGATTATGGAATAAGACCAGAAGAATTTGAGACAATGGCTAAGAATGCAAAGGATACAATGGGTATTTTATTTATGCTTGACAGAAGTGAATTGAGTATCGAAGATTGTGTTAAGATTTATCAGGAATCTTATAAATAA
- a CDS encoding aldo/keto reductase, with protein MEYRILGKTGIKVSAIGIGGEGFENKSYEDCKKNIDCAMSEGINFFDIYNSNPEVRSNVGKALSKYSRNSFVIEGHLCTVWDEGQYRRTRNINEVINAYEDFLTRMQLEYVDVGMIHYVDDEKDFDNIFNGEIIRYAKGLKEKGIVKSLGISTHNPDIAFRAVETGLIDVILFSINAAYDMLPASEDVNILFEEDTFKNITYEGIDPKRDKLYQTCENAGVALTVMKGYAAGILLSDKESPFEKALTPVQCLHYCLTRPAVTSVMVGVSNTSQILGATAYGSASNKEKDYSEVLANAPRSSFKGHCMYCGHCAPCSKKIDIALVNKYLDLALIQEEVPETLKNHYDLLEHRASECIECGACIKNCPFGVDIIKKMKQASQLFGN; from the coding sequence ATGGAGTACAGAATTTTGGGAAAAACAGGAATTAAAGTGAGTGCAATTGGCATTGGCGGTGAGGGATTTGAGAATAAAAGCTATGAAGATTGTAAAAAAAATATTGATTGTGCAATGAGTGAAGGTATTAATTTTTTTGATATATATAATTCAAATCCTGAAGTTAGAAGTAACGTTGGAAAAGCTTTAAGCAAATATTCTAGAAATAGTTTTGTTATTGAGGGACATCTATGTACAGTCTGGGATGAAGGACAATATCGACGTACTAGGAATATTAATGAAGTTATTAACGCATATGAAGATTTTTTAACTAGAATGCAATTAGAATATGTTGATGTTGGGATGATTCATTATGTGGATGATGAAAAAGATTTTGATAACATTTTTAATGGGGAAATAATTAGATATGCAAAAGGATTAAAAGAAAAAGGTATTGTTAAATCTTTAGGAATATCAACACATAATCCGGATATTGCTTTTAGAGCTGTTGAAACTGGATTAATCGATGTGATTTTATTTAGTATTAATGCTGCTTATGATATGCTGCCTGCTAGCGAAGATGTAAACATATTATTTGAAGAAGATACTTTTAAAAATATAACGTATGAAGGCATTGATCCAAAACGTGATAAACTATATCAAACTTGCGAAAATGCAGGTGTTGCTTTAACTGTTATGAAAGGGTATGCGGCTGGAATATTACTAAGTGACAAAGAATCACCTTTTGAAAAAGCATTGACTCCAGTACAATGTTTGCATTATTGCCTGACAAGACCAGCAGTTACATCTGTAATGGTTGGAGTATCTAATACAAGTCAAATACTTGGAGCAACCGCCTATGGATCTGCAAGTAATAAAGAAAAGGATTATAGTGAAGTTCTTGCTAATGCTCCACGAAGTTCATTTAAGGGACATTGTATGTATTGTGGACATTGTGCTCCATGCTCAAAAAAAATAGATATTGCATTAGTAAATAAATATCTGGATTTAGCATTAATTCAAGAAGAAGTCCCAGAAACGTTAAAAAATCATTATGACTTATTAGAACATCGTGCTAGTGAATGCATAGAATGTGGCGCATGTATAAAAAACTGCCCATTTGGTGTAGATATAATTAAAAAAATGAAACAAGCAAGCCAGCTATTTGGTAATTAA
- a CDS encoding antibiotic biosynthesis monooxygenase, with protein MTASTQVEEGCISFNFYEDTARPDNFVFIEKFEDENANKHHTQTAHFNTFVEGLSEFLREPLHAEAYKATKI; from the coding sequence ATGACAGCATCAACTCAGGTCGAAGAGGGATGTATAAGTTTCAATTTCTATGAAGATACTGCACGACCTGATAATTTTGTTTTTATAGAGAAGTTTGAGGATGAGAATGCTAATAAGCATCACACACAAACTGCTCATTTTAACACATTTGTTGAGGGACTGTCTGAATTTTTACGTGAACCACTGCATGCAGAAGCATATAAAGCCACAAAGATTTGA
- a CDS encoding MerR family transcriptional regulator — MYTMKQVCEATGLTYEALKFYCNDGLVPNVKRDKNNRRIFDDRDLAWIKDLTCLKKCSMSIADMKEYLALCLEGKSSIPSRQEMLKIKKEALLSQIEEINASINYIDWKQNFYGDVLSGKTEYTSNLI; from the coding sequence ATGTATACGATGAAACAGGTTTGCGAAGCTACCGGATTGACCTATGAAGCATTAAAATTCTATTGTAATGACGGTCTCGTACCAAACGTAAAACGTGATAAGAATAATCGTCGCATTTTTGATGACAGAGATTTAGCATGGATCAAAGATTTGACCTGTTTAAAGAAGTGTTCTATGAGCATTGCAGATATGAAAGAATATCTTGCACTTTGTCTGGAAGGGAAATCATCTATTCCATCTCGTCAGGAAATGTTGAAAATAAAAAAAGAAGCATTACTTTCCCAAATTGAAGAGATAAATGCTTCTATTAATTATATTGACTGGAAACAAAACTTTTACGGAGATGTACTTAGTGGCAAAACAGAATACACCAGCAATCTGATATAA
- a CDS encoding EFR1 family ferrodoxin (N-terminal region resembles flavodoxins. C-terminal ferrodoxin region binds two 4Fe-4S clusters.), protein MLFYFTGTGNSLYVAKHIDDEPISIPQIINKEKLSYRDESIGIVSPVYGHEVPPMVKEFLKKSTFDTEYFYLILTYGNRHGGAAELADNLCKECGITASYINIIIMVDNWLPSFDMNEQLLLDKKVDEHIAEIVEDIKNKKKMISEVTDTDREAHKQFLGNMSKMPADAWQHLLKVGEKCVGCGICEKVCPSSSIKIENGRAAHIPGNCQTCLACAHACPQKAIGIVIPEKNPDARYRNEHIELNEIIEANNQNK, encoded by the coding sequence ATGTTATTTTATTTTACAGGTACAGGTAATAGCCTTTATGTAGCAAAACATATCGACGACGAACCAATTAGCATCCCACAAATTATAAATAAGGAGAAATTAAGCTATAGAGATGAGAGTATAGGTATTGTGTCTCCTGTCTATGGGCATGAAGTCCCACCTATGGTAAAGGAATTTTTGAAAAAAAGTACATTTGACACAGAGTATTTTTATCTGATTCTGACTTATGGAAATCGTCATGGCGGCGCAGCAGAACTGGCTGATAATCTTTGTAAAGAATGTGGAATAACAGCAAGCTATATCAATATTATTATTATGGTAGATAACTGGCTTCCAAGTTTTGATATGAATGAGCAGCTTTTGCTTGATAAGAAGGTAGATGAACATATTGCTGAAATCGTGGAAGATATTAAAAACAAAAAGAAAATGATTTCTGAAGTAACAGATACTGATAGAGAAGCACATAAGCAATTTCTTGGAAATATGAGCAAAATGCCTGCTGATGCATGGCAGCATCTTTTAAAGGTAGGAGAAAAATGTGTAGGATGCGGTATCTGTGAGAAGGTTTGTCCATCCAGTTCGATCAAAATAGAGAATGGAAGAGCCGCTCATATACCAGGTAACTGTCAGACGTGTCTAGCTTGTGCACATGCATGTCCACAGAAAGCAATTGGAATTGTAATACCAGAAAAAAATCCTGATGCAAGATACCGAAACGAGCATATTGAACTGAATGAAATTATAGAAGCTAACAACCAAAATAAGTAA
- a CDS encoding carboxymuconolactone decarboxylase family protein: MNEAAKKRMDELFKGAESTLAVSDPEWIEITANFSQNEVVNTGSLTEKERMLCILSALLGCQGMGEYRNMLHAALNAGIDPVAIREVVYQATAYLGIGRIYDYVVVTSEIMQQHGIKLPLEEQTTTNAESRFDAGLAKQVELFGEGMADRQINGPVLRKNVNRWLADNCFGDYYTRTGLDNQEREMITFCYILAQGGCENQLRGHTMGNFGVGNGKEKLYQVVEQCMPYIGYPRTLNAMNIIDEVTAKAE, translated from the coding sequence ATGAATGAAGCAGCAAAGAAAAGAATGGACGAACTGTTTAAAGGAGCAGAAAGTACTTTGGCAGTAAGTGATCCAGAATGGATAGAAATTACTGCGAACTTTTCTCAGAATGAAGTAGTCAATACTGGAAGCCTAACAGAAAAAGAGCGAATGCTATGTATCCTTTCTGCATTGCTTGGATGTCAGGGGATGGGAGAATATCGGAATATGCTACATGCTGCATTAAATGCAGGGATTGACCCAGTAGCTATCCGTGAGGTTGTTTATCAGGCAACGGCATATTTGGGAATTGGCCGTATCTATGATTATGTGGTTGTTACAAGTGAAATCATGCAACAGCACGGCATCAAACTTCCATTGGAAGAACAAACTACCACAAATGCAGAAAGTCGTTTTGATGCAGGTCTGGCAAAGCAGGTGGAGTTGTTTGGTGAAGGAATGGCTGACAGACAGATCAACGGCCCGGTTTTAAGAAAAAATGTAAATCGCTGGCTGGCTGATAACTGTTTTGGCGATTATTACACCCGAACCGGACTTGATAATCAAGAGCGAGAGATGATTACCTTCTGCTATATTCTAGCACAGGGTGGCTGTGAGAATCAGCTGCGTGGTCATACAATGGGAAACTTTGGTGTTGGTAATGGTAAGGAAAAGCTGTATCAGGTTGTTGAACAATGTATGCCATACATCGGCTATCCACGTACATTGAATGCGATGAATATTATTGATGAAGTTACTGCAAAGGCAGAATAA